A window of Rhinolophus ferrumequinum isolate MPI-CBG mRhiFer1 chromosome X, mRhiFer1_v1.p, whole genome shotgun sequence contains these coding sequences:
- the LOC117027067 gene encoding thymosin beta-4-like produces MSDKPDVAEIKKFDKSKLKKMETHEKNQLPSKKTVEH; encoded by the coding sequence ATGTCTGACAAACCTGATGTGGCTGAGATTAAGAAATTTGATAAGTCTAAACTGAAGAAGATGGAAACACATGAGAAAAATCAACTGCCTTCAAAAAAAACGGTTGAACACTAG